The following coding sequences lie in one Nitratireductor mangrovi genomic window:
- the mepA gene encoding penicillin-insensitive murein endopeptidase: MRFFRLRRLAAILAVLGAAASASATPAHSEQLAKNLFGHKQLPAATAPQSWGFYSKGCFSGGVAIAVDGPNWQAMRVSRNRRWGHPQMIRLIERLSREAAADGWPGLLVGDISQPRGGPMLSGHASHQIGLDADIWLTPMPNRRLTATERENMSATSVLKGDSLYVDDRIWTPAHAALLKRAASYGAVERILVHPGIKKKLCDTVSGDRSWLRKIRPFWGHHYHFHIRIGCPDGSPGCKGQQRTAAGDGCDKSLAWWFTDEPWRPAKGPAKPKARDIMTMASLPAACRQVLEAPSPVSEAVVTIDGADAVVAPPVAASAFAPTPAREIPLPMPRPSP, encoded by the coding sequence CGGCGGCATCGGCATCGGCCACGCCCGCCCATTCCGAGCAACTGGCCAAGAATCTTTTCGGCCACAAGCAGTTGCCGGCGGCCACGGCGCCGCAGTCCTGGGGCTTTTACTCCAAGGGGTGCTTTTCAGGCGGTGTCGCCATCGCGGTCGACGGCCCCAACTGGCAGGCCATGCGCGTCTCGCGCAACCGGCGCTGGGGCCACCCGCAGATGATCCGACTGATCGAGAGGCTGTCGCGCGAGGCAGCCGCCGACGGCTGGCCCGGCCTGCTCGTCGGCGACATCTCGCAACCCCGCGGCGGACCGATGCTTTCCGGCCATGCCTCGCATCAGATCGGGCTCGACGCCGACATCTGGCTCACCCCGATGCCGAACCGCCGGCTGACGGCGACGGAACGGGAGAACATGAGCGCAACCTCGGTCTTGAAAGGCGACTCGCTTTACGTGGACGATCGCATCTGGACGCCGGCACATGCGGCATTGCTCAAGCGCGCGGCAAGCTATGGCGCCGTTGAGCGCATTCTGGTTCACCCGGGCATCAAGAAGAAGCTCTGCGACACGGTCAGCGGTGACCGGTCATGGTTGCGCAAGATCCGCCCGTTCTGGGGCCATCACTATCATTTCCACATTCGCATCGGCTGTCCGGACGGCTCGCCCGGCTGCAAGGGCCAGCAGCGTACCGCGGCCGGCGACGGCTGCGACAAGTCGCTGGCCTGGTGGTTCACCGACGAGCCATGGCGTCCGGCCAAGGGCCCGGCCAAGCCCAAGGCGCGCGACATCATGACGATGGCGAGCCTGCCGGCTGCCTGCCGCCAGGTGCTCGAGGCTCCCTCGCCGGTTTCCGAGGCTGTGGTGACGATCGACGGTGCCGATGCGGTCGTCGCGCCGCCGGTTGCGGCCAGTGCCTTCGCACCGACACCCGCACGCGAGATTCCCCTGCCGATGCCGCGTCCC